In Anomalospiza imberbis isolate Cuckoo-Finch-1a 21T00152 unplaced genomic scaffold, ASM3175350v1 scaffold_105, whole genome shotgun sequence, the following are encoded in one genomic region:
- the LOC137465720 gene encoding sentrin-specific protease 3-like has translation RLRALRLLRLLLARPGLWGGRGARPRAAGGRGTRKATPLPGRRRPRPEGGQEVTKEEEDGPVVGGASFTTPPLTDLLPLPHPLAPPLLHERAGLGEGGDEGPLLNGLGGGGVGAGPLPGCPSPPHAPPPACPGPILISNVTGGGGAELEPRPSPGSGHATSATPPPRAPPPGQSSPPLREEHVTCVQSILDEFLQAYGSLIPVSADEVVEKLEDIFQQEFSTPQRRGSVQQLLQSYQRLPGSALLRGFRVSYKRHVLTMDDLQTLYGPNWLNDQVMNMYGDLVMDAVPDKVHFFNSFFYDKLRTRGYEGVQRWTKNVDIFGKELLLIPIHLEVHWSLVAVDVVRRTITYFDSQRTLNRRCPKHICRYLQAEADKKERPDFREGWRGAFKMNVARQNNDSDCGAFVLQYCKFLALGRPFSFTQQDMPHLRRLMYKELCHCQLAL, from the exons cggctgcgggcgctgcggctCCTGCGCCTCCTCCTGGCCCgcccggggctctggggggggaggggcgcccGCCCCCGCGCCGCGGGGGGGAGGGGCACCCGCAAGGCCACGCCCCTCCCCGGCCgacgccggccccgccccgaGGGCGGCCAGGAAGTGACAAAAGAGGAGGAGGACGGGCCGGTGGTGGGAGGGGCTTCCTTCACCACGCCCCCCCTGACGGACCTgctgcccctcccccacccgCTGGCACCGCCCCTCCTTCATGAGagggcggggctgggggagggcgGGGAtgaag GTCCCCTCCTGAACGGGCTGGGGGGGGGCGGGGTGGGGGCGGGGCCTCTCCCGGGCTGCCCCTCCCCCCCGCACGCCCCTCCCCCCGCCTGCCCGGGCCCCATCCTGATCAGCAACGTCaccggagggggcggggctgaACTCGAGCCACGCCCCTCACCTGGATCCGGCCACGCCACTTCGGCCACGCCCCCGCCACGGGCCCCGCCCCCCGGGCAGTCCAGCCCGCCCCTGCGGGAGGAGCACGTGACCTGCGTGCAGA GCATCCTGGACGAGTTCCTGCAGGCCTACGGGAGCCTCATCCCCGTCAGCGCCGACGAGGTCGTGGAGAAGCTCGAGGACATTTTCCAGCAGGAGTTCAGCACCCCCCAGAG GCGGGGCTCggtgcagcagctcctccagtcCTACCAGCGCCTGCCGGGCTCGGCACTGCTCCGCGGCTTCCGCGTCAGCTACAAACGCCACGTGCTCACCATGGACGACCTGCAGACGCTCTACGGCCCCAACTGGCTCAACGACCAG GTGATGAACATGTACGGGGACCTGGTCATGGACGCCGTGCCCGACAAG gTGCACTTCTTCAACTCCTTTTTCTACGACAAACTCCGCACCCGAGGCTACGAGGGCGTGCAGCGCTGGACCAAGAAC GTGGACATTTTcggcaaggagctgctgctgatccccATCCACCTGGAGGTGCACTGGTCGCTGGTGGCCGTGGACGTGGTGCGCCGCACCATCACCTACTTCGACTCGCAGCGCACGCTCAACCGCCGCTGCCCCAAG CACATCTGCCGCTACCTGCAGGCCGAGGCTGACAAGAAGGAGCGGCCGGACTTCCGCGAGGGCTGGAGGGGCGCCTTCAAAATG AACGTCGCCCGGCAGAACAACGACAGCGACTGCGGCGCCTTCGTGTTGCAG TACTGCAAGTTCCTGGCGCTGGGGCGCCCGTTCAGCTTCACGCAGCAGGACATGCCGCACCTGCGCCGCCTGATGTACAAGGAGCTCTGCCACTGCCAGCTCGCCCTCTGA
- the CHRNB1 gene encoding acetylcholine receptor subunit beta yields MAALALGPPLTFLLLLLLLLLEPDLARGSPLARALLGPYRAGVRPGGPGGGPVLVTVGLELAQLLGLDEKNEEMTTKVYLNLSWRDPRLSWDPREHGGVAVLRLPAEHIWLPDVGLDNNNDGEFGVSLGVRAIVTPDGAVTWRPPALFRSRCPIRVSHFPFDWQNCSLNFRSGSYGPGELRLRPGGPGGPWGAQVALPPDFQENGQWTLVHRSGGTWGPAAAPAGVAFHLVLRRKPLFYLATVLVPCVLITLLAVGVFHLPPDAGEKMSLSLFALLTLTVFLLLLADKVPATSLQVPLIGRYLTGTLVLLALVVALSVGVLNVHHRSPGTHHLPGWARQVFLQRLPPLLGLRPSPSTPAPASAPPPRTSDAYFLRRPSLSGPAPPALASPPTGAAPPPPELREAALAAAAIARSLRERQGRQQAQDEWRALAMALDRLCLWALLVLTGGCALGTGLDAALHRPPDTPFP; encoded by the exons ATGGCCGCGCTCGCGCTCGGACCCCCcctcaccttcctcctcctcctcctcctcctcctcctggagCCGGACCTCG CCCGGGGGTCTCCCCTGGCCCGGGCCCTGCTGGGGCCGTACCGGGCCGGGGTCCGCccgggggggcccggggggggcCCGGTGCTGGtcacggtggggctggagctggcccagctgctggggctg GACGAGAAGAATGAGGAGATGACAACGAAAGTTTACCTGAACCtg agctggCGCGACCCCCGGCTCTCCTGGGACCCCCGCGAGCACGGGGGGGTGGCGGTGCTGCGGCTGCCGGCCGAGCACATCTGGCTGCCAGATGTGGGGCTGGACAACAA caATGATGGGGAATTCGGCGTGTCCCTGGGGGTCCGGGCCATCGTGACCCCCGACGGCGCCGTCACCTGGAGACCCCCGGCGCTGTTCCGGAGCCGCTGCCCCATCCGG GTGTCGCACTTCCCCTTCGACTGGCAGAACTGCTCCCTCAACTTCCGCTCGGGCTCCTACGGCCCCGGGGAGCTGCGGCTGCGCCCGGGGGGCCCGGGAGGGCCCTGGGGGGCGCAGGTGGCACTGCCCCCCGACTTCCAGG aaaATGGGCAGTGGACCCTGGTGCACCGCTCGGGGGGCACCTGGGGCCCGGCGGCCGCGCCCGCGGGGGTCGCGTTCCACCTGGTGCTGCGCCGGAAGCCGCTCTTCTACCTGGCCACGGTGCTGGTGCCCTGCGTGCTGATCACGCTGCTGGCCGTGGGCGTGTTCCACCTGCCCCCCGACGCAG GTGAGAAGATGTCGCTGTCCCTGTTCGCACTGCTCACCTTGACggtgttcctgctgctcctggccgACAAGGTGCCGGCCACATCGCTGCAGGTGCCGCTCATCGGCCGATACCTGACGGGCACCTTGGTGCTGCTGGCGCTGGTGGTGGCGCTGAGCGTGGGCGTGCTCAACGTGCACCACCGCTCACCTGGCACCCACCACCTGCCCGGGTGGGCCCGACAG GTGTTCCTGCAGCGCCTCCCTCCCTTGCTGGGCCTGCGCCCCTCCCCCTCCACCCCCGCCCCCGCCTCCGCCCCGCCCCCCCGCACCTCGGACGCGTATTTCCTGCGCCGCCCCTCCCTctccggccccgcccccccggCGCTGGCCTCGCCCCCCACCGGCGCGGCTCCGCCGCCCCCGGAGCTGCGCGAGGCCGCGCTtgccgccgccgccatcgccCGGAGCCTGCGCGAGCGTCAGGGGAGGCagcag GCACAGGACGAGTGGCGGGCACTGGCCATGGCCCTGGACCGGCTCTGCCTGTGGGCGCTGCTGGTGCTGACCGGGGGCTGCGCGCTGGGCACGGGGCTGGACGCGGCGCTGCACCGGCCCCCTGACACCCCCTTCCCGTGA